The genomic interval ATAAGGACAGAATGCTTAATTTTGTTTTTTAACTCTTGTCTGTGATATGATGTAGGAGAATTTGTACTAGGGGGCATTAAACTTATGATGGATACAACGCATTTACACATCACAACTTGGGTGATTGGTCTTATCCTCTTTTTCGTAACGTATTCGATGTTAAAAGGTGGAAATCCTAAAGCGAAAATGATGCATATGATTACCCGCTTGTTTTACATTCTTATTTTCCTTTCAGGCGGTATGCTGATCTCTGATTTCGGCGTATATGCAACGAAGATGATTGTCGGCTTATTAGTCATTGCTTTTATGGAAATGGTATTAGTACGTACGGCTAAAAGAAAAAGTACAGGAGTTATGTGGACATTATTTATATTAAGTTTACTCTTTGTACTATATTTAGGTTTCTCTTTACCGTTAGGAATCACTATTTTTTAATAAGTAATAAAGAAGCGGACGCTAAGAGCGTCCGCTTCTTTTATTTAGAGTTTACCTTTTCAATGATGATTCTTTTTCCCGTGTTAATCGTAAATTCAAATCGGTCATTTTTATTTTCTCCATAAGAGAAATGATGCTGAACGGAACAGATTTCTAAATTGTTATCGAAAGTGAAAAAATTCACACCTGACTGGGTACTTGTATTTTCTAAAAAGGTAAGCTGATTATAGCTATAAATGCAATCATATGCGGAGAAACCGAGAGAATTCAATGTTGTCACAAATTGAAAAAAGGAATCATCGGTTAGTTTCTCTAATAATTCTTCAAACGAGTAGATTAACTTCTTCCGGATATGAATGGTTTCATTTTGTTTGAGGAAGACGATTTCATGATTAGTAAGCTGAATGGCTCCTTCTTCTAAGATGATTCCTTGTCTCCAACGGCCTGACCGGTATACCTCTACTTCGTTGTGCATATAGTCTTCAATGGAGGAGGCCTCATCTGTTTCGTCATCAAAGAAAATCCATTGAAAATTAATATATTCTACTTTTCCTTCTGTAAATGCTCTCGTTTGCTGTTTAATTAATTTTACTCGTTGTTGCTGCCTCATTTACAATTACCTCCAATTTGGGATGCCTCACCTACTTTTTTGACAAAATTCGTTGAAAATATAATCGTAACTGGACAAATAACCATCTTTTTATTTTTGCATAGGCTATGTTATACACTTACGACTTTGCTCACAACTTCCTAATCTCCTAAAGAGTATTGTTCGAGTTAGAAAGGATGAAGAATTATGTGTGGGATAACTGGATGGGTACATTTTCAAAAAGATTTACGCACGGAAACGGATATTGTAGCCAAAATGACAAGTACGTTAGCGAAACGCGGACCAGATGATGAAAATGTGTGGAGCGATACCCATGTTGTATTTGGCCATCGTCGTTTAACAGTTGTAGACCCTGTCGGAGGAAAACAACCGATGACGAAGGCTCATGAAAGTGGAGTTTATACACTTTGTTATAACGGTGAGTTGTATAATACAGAAGATTTACGTAAAGAGCTATTATTAAAAGGATATTCTTTTAAAGGTCATTCTGATACAGAAGTTTTGCTAACTTCTTATATAGAATGGAAAGAAAAATGTGTGGATTTGTTTAATGGAATTTTTGCGTTTGCGATTTGGGATAGTGCGGAGCAAAAACTATTTGTTGGACGTGATCGTTTAGGCGTAAAGCCGCTGTTTTATGCGGAAAGAAATGGCGGACTTTTATTCGGATCGGAATTAAAAGCGCTGCTTGCTCATCCAGATGTTAAAGCAGAAATCAGCTATGAGGGATTAGCGGAAGTATTTGGAGTAGGGCCTTCACGTAAGCCGGGTTCAGGAGTGTTTCATCATATTCAAGAGCT from Peribacillus asahii carries:
- a CDS encoding DUF2777 domain-containing protein: MRQQQRVKLIKQQTRAFTEGKVEYINFQWIFFDDETDEASSIEDYMHNEVEVYRSGRWRQGIILEEGAIQLTNHEIVFLKQNETIHIRKKLIYSFEELLEKLTDDSFFQFVTTLNSLGFSAYDCIYSYNQLTFLENTSTQSGVNFFTFDNNLEICSVQHHFSYGENKNDRFEFTINTGKRIIIEKVNSK
- a CDS encoding YisL family protein, with protein sequence MMDTTHLHITTWVIGLILFFVTYSMLKGGNPKAKMMHMITRLFYILIFLSGGMLISDFGVYATKMIVGLLVIAFMEMVLVRTAKRKSTGVMWTLFILSLLFVLYLGFSLPLGITIF